One region of Gossypium raimondii isolate GPD5lz chromosome 6, ASM2569854v1, whole genome shotgun sequence genomic DNA includes:
- the LOC105773101 gene encoding histone-lysine N-methyltransferase ASHH3 isoform X1 — protein MPATKKSSDCSHIGYAFNKLMKQIGHPVEFELPDCFNKWKDTPYTVIRRNIYLTKRIKRRLEDDGIFCSCTSSSPGSSVCGRDCHCGMLLSSCSSGCSCGSSCLNKPFQHRPVKKLKLIKTEKCGEGIVADEDIKHGEFVIEYVGEVIDDKTCEERLWNMKHRGETNFYLCEINRDMVIDATYKGNKSRYINHSCCPNTEMQKWIIDGETRIGIFAMRDIKKGEHLTYDYQFVQFGADQDCHCGAAGCRQKLGVKPSKSKMSSDATLKLVACQVAVSSPTLKAVLFGNENGGLPVGTSQHDYNQRQLRFRCCIGEVIKISRPINDSYFGIIKRFDKYSKKHLVMFEDGDVEFLDLSKEDWEIITL, from the exons ATGCCTGCTACAAAGAAG AGTTCTGATTGCAGTCACATTGGCTATGCATTCAACAAGTTGATGAAGCAAATTGGACATCCGGTTGAGTTTGAACTGCCAGATTGCTTTAATAAGTGGAAAGACACGCCATACACCGTTATAAGGCGCA ACATATATCTCACAAAGAGGATTAAAAGGCGCCTGGAGGATGATGGAATTTTCTGTTCTTGCACATCATCATCACCTGGTTCTTCTGTGTGTGGCAGAGATTGCCACTGTGG GATGCTACTGTCTAGTTGCTCTTCTGGCTGCAGCTGTGGGAGTTCATGCCTCAATAAACCATTCCAACACAGACCTGTCAAAAAACTGAAATTGATTAAG ACCGAGAAATGTGGAGAGGGCATTGTAGCTGATGAAGATATCAAGCATGGAGAGTTTGTAATAGAATATGTCGGGGAAG TTATTGATGACAAAACATGTGAGGAGAGGCTTTGGAACATGAAGCATCGTGGAGAAACCAATTTCTACTTATGTGAAATCAATCGTGATATGGTAATTGATGCCACATACAAGGGGAACAAATCCAGATATATAAACCATAGTTGCTGCCCCAATACTGAGATGCAGAAATG GATAATTGATGGTGAAACAAGGATTGGCATATTTGCAATGCGAGATATAAAAAAGGGGGAGCATCTGACCTATGATTATCA GTTTGTTCAATTTGGTGCAGATCAAGATTGTCACTGTGGTGCCGCTGGCTGCAGGCAAAAACTTGGGGTCAAACCTAGCAAGTCAAAGATGTCATCAGATGCTACATTAAAGCTAGTAGCATGCCAAGTGGCAGTGTCCTCTCCAACATTGAAAGCTGTTCTATTTGGAAATGAA AATGGAGGTTTGCCTGTCG GAACTTCTCAGCATGATTATAATCAACGACAGTTACGTTTTCGGTGTTGCATTGGTGAAGTGATAAAAATATCTCGTCCAATAAATGATag TTACTTTGGAATTATTAAACGATTTGACAAGTATTCAAAAAAGCACCTG GTCATGTTTGAAGATGGTGATGTTGAATTTCTGGATCTGTCGAAAGAGGATTGGGAGATTATCACTTTGTAA
- the LOC105773101 gene encoding histone-lysine N-methyltransferase ASHH3 isoform X2, producing the protein MKQIGHPVEFELPDCFNKWKDTPYTVIRRNIYLTKRIKRRLEDDGIFCSCTSSSPGSSVCGRDCHCGMLLSSCSSGCSCGSSCLNKPFQHRPVKKLKLIKTEKCGEGIVADEDIKHGEFVIEYVGEVIDDKTCEERLWNMKHRGETNFYLCEINRDMVIDATYKGNKSRYINHSCCPNTEMQKWIIDGETRIGIFAMRDIKKGEHLTYDYQFVQFGADQDCHCGAAGCRQKLGVKPSKSKMSSDATLKLVACQVAVSSPTLKAVLFGNENGGLPVGTSQHDYNQRQLRFRCCIGEVIKISRPINDSYFGIIKRFDKYSKKHLVMFEDGDVEFLDLSKEDWEIITL; encoded by the exons ATGAAGCAAATTGGACATCCGGTTGAGTTTGAACTGCCAGATTGCTTTAATAAGTGGAAAGACACGCCATACACCGTTATAAGGCGCA ACATATATCTCACAAAGAGGATTAAAAGGCGCCTGGAGGATGATGGAATTTTCTGTTCTTGCACATCATCATCACCTGGTTCTTCTGTGTGTGGCAGAGATTGCCACTGTGG GATGCTACTGTCTAGTTGCTCTTCTGGCTGCAGCTGTGGGAGTTCATGCCTCAATAAACCATTCCAACACAGACCTGTCAAAAAACTGAAATTGATTAAG ACCGAGAAATGTGGAGAGGGCATTGTAGCTGATGAAGATATCAAGCATGGAGAGTTTGTAATAGAATATGTCGGGGAAG TTATTGATGACAAAACATGTGAGGAGAGGCTTTGGAACATGAAGCATCGTGGAGAAACCAATTTCTACTTATGTGAAATCAATCGTGATATGGTAATTGATGCCACATACAAGGGGAACAAATCCAGATATATAAACCATAGTTGCTGCCCCAATACTGAGATGCAGAAATG GATAATTGATGGTGAAACAAGGATTGGCATATTTGCAATGCGAGATATAAAAAAGGGGGAGCATCTGACCTATGATTATCA GTTTGTTCAATTTGGTGCAGATCAAGATTGTCACTGTGGTGCCGCTGGCTGCAGGCAAAAACTTGGGGTCAAACCTAGCAAGTCAAAGATGTCATCAGATGCTACATTAAAGCTAGTAGCATGCCAAGTGGCAGTGTCCTCTCCAACATTGAAAGCTGTTCTATTTGGAAATGAA AATGGAGGTTTGCCTGTCG GAACTTCTCAGCATGATTATAATCAACGACAGTTACGTTTTCGGTGTTGCATTGGTGAAGTGATAAAAATATCTCGTCCAATAAATGATag TTACTTTGGAATTATTAAACGATTTGACAAGTATTCAAAAAAGCACCTG GTCATGTTTGAAGATGGTGATGTTGAATTTCTGGATCTGTCGAAAGAGGATTGGGAGATTATCACTTTGTAA
- the LOC105773103 gene encoding uncharacterized protein LOC105773103 isoform X1, which translates to MKKMSSDDQKPGLVITVTESIRLFLVSASNDRRLSEELRELALTLSSAANAPYKQIRSIWMESAFDSRPGLISFFSGSNFIFTSPKPREKSEELKERLRKLKELAERKEYQELVKDITPKKDLNEPFSTYKDQIGFGLHVALTMFTGYLLGYFAFRALFNHSPIMNSAGGILGLVFGMLLETFLFIIRTSEPNLKSLSSTSRFKKNQ; encoded by the exons atgaaaaaaatgagttCCGACGATCAGAAACCCGGTCTCGTGATAACTGTGACCGAATCCATTCGCTTGTTTCTTGTCTCAGCCTCCAATGACCGCCGTCTCTCTGAAGAACTCCGAGAACTCGCTCTCACTCTTTCCTCAGCAGCCAATGCACCGTACAAGCAGATCCGAAGCATATGGATGGAATCAGCTTTTGACTCCAGGCCTGGAttgatttctttcttctccGGATCTAATTTCATTTTCACCAGTCCTAAACCCAGAGAGAAG AGCGAAGAATTGAAGGAGAGGTTAAGGAAGCTTAAAGAACTAGCAGAGAGGAAAGAGTATCAAGAGCTTGTTAAAGATATCACGCCGAAGAAGGATCTCAATGAACCTTTCTCTACTTATAAGGATCAAATTGGCTTTG GTTTACATGTTGCTCTGACAATGTTTACTGGGTATTTGCTTGGTTATTTTGCATTCAGAGCGTTGTTTAACCACAGTCCTATCATG AATTCTGCTGGAGGTATTCTTGGATTGGTTTTTGGCATGCTTCTTGAAACATTTTTGTTCATTATTAGGACTTCAGAGCCTAACCTTAAATCGCTGTCCTCAACTTCGAGATTCAAGAAAAATCAATAG
- the LOC105773103 gene encoding uncharacterized protein LOC105773103 isoform X2, translating into MESAFDSRPGLISFFSGSNFIFTSPKPREKSEELKERLRKLKELAERKEYQELVKDITPKKDLNEPFSTYKDQIGFGLHVALTMFTGYLLGYFAFRALFNHSPIMNSAGGILGLVFGMLLETFLFIIRTSEPNLKSLSSTSRFKKNQ; encoded by the exons ATGGAATCAGCTTTTGACTCCAGGCCTGGAttgatttctttcttctccGGATCTAATTTCATTTTCACCAGTCCTAAACCCAGAGAGAAG AGCGAAGAATTGAAGGAGAGGTTAAGGAAGCTTAAAGAACTAGCAGAGAGGAAAGAGTATCAAGAGCTTGTTAAAGATATCACGCCGAAGAAGGATCTCAATGAACCTTTCTCTACTTATAAGGATCAAATTGGCTTTG GTTTACATGTTGCTCTGACAATGTTTACTGGGTATTTGCTTGGTTATTTTGCATTCAGAGCGTTGTTTAACCACAGTCCTATCATG AATTCTGCTGGAGGTATTCTTGGATTGGTTTTTGGCATGCTTCTTGAAACATTTTTGTTCATTATTAGGACTTCAGAGCCTAACCTTAAATCGCTGTCCTCAACTTCGAGATTCAAGAAAAATCAATAG